A single region of the Halichondria panicea chromosome 10, odHalPani1.1, whole genome shotgun sequence genome encodes:
- the LOC135342647 gene encoding uncharacterized protein LOC135342647, whose product MRRKCVLCVLVLVALLYGLTVLVELNHLSLGVEDNQPSITNVGPSSHSRLCQPTLASCSTPHSQTPRHVIIAGALSFVGSRLAAHLTANGLTVYGFASISDTRLEDRVIWYRKEQLAASGVAIEIIDPSNETQLERKLMTHLSEDTVIVYVPTLDTGSDSRQNSHKAEEFVKLLELTHKRSPCTEVMLISDLTETPALHRTWTDTFELLLSSYHSVYGVPMTILRVGGVYGPWSDAALSWYHTLASDGHTTGSRRLELCWYINDVVDILYRAIARSHRTNCEVFDLGSCLTQDIPLTVKINELHLDAEFVQTQDTINSWTKLKIDKNQLHTIGRGVMKTLSWAKAFESSQEMATRNVVLTSYFTSEVDAQRGTHKQPNRFSYISDWYKSVVRLDMSAVIFHDGLGPEFQHKLTQNHPGVSFEYVPSLKGRSTNDARFYSYLKYLEHHSDIRHVLLTDVSDVEFQMDPFKLMHLLGEWLYIGTDIDIFPSMETMPWMHERLTNCFSDYSVERGLHTLTQMNTVYNAGVIGGSRDLMLTVLTRVVAYLNTTPPHLNCNMPAVNIAVHKHFFECVFTGYPLTSRFLRRQVSPQGVFILHK is encoded by the exons ATGAGAAGgaagtgtgtgttgtgtgtgctgGTGCTGGTGGCCTTGCTGTATGGCCTCACAGTCCTGGTGGAGCTCAACCATCTCA GCTTGGGGGTTGAAGATAACCAACCATCAATAACCAATGTCGGCCCATCGTCCCACTCTCGTCTCTGTCAGCCCACTCTGGCCTCGTGcagtaccccccacagtcagaCCCCCCGTCATGTCATCATCGCAGGGGCTCTCTCATTCGTTGGCTCGAGACTAGCTGCTCACCTGACTGCTAACGGACTCACTGTGTACGGCTTTGCCAGTATCAGTGATACTAGACTAGAGGACAGGGTGATCTGGTATCGGAAGGAGCAGTTGGCAGCTTCCGGAGTAGCCATAGAAATTATCGACCCATCTAATGAAACACAACTGGAGAGAAAACTAATGACGCATTTATCAGAAGATACAGTAATAGTGTACGTGCCTACCCTGGACACGGGGAGTGACTCACGGCAGAATTCACACAAAGCTGAGGAATTTGTCAAATTATTGGAATTGACACACAAACGATCACCATGCACGGAAGTGATGCTAATATCAGACTTGACTGAGACACCAGCTCTCCACAGAACTTGGACAGACACGTTTGAGCTATTACTGTCTTCGTATCACAGTGTGTACGGTGTTCCCATGACAATACTGAGAGTGGGCGGTGTGTATGGGCCGTGGAGTGATGCAGCACTGTCCTGGTACCACACACTAGCCagtgatggacacactacaGGGAGCCGTCGGTTGGAGCTATGTTGGTATATCAATGATGTGGTGGACATATTGTACAGAGCTATTGCCAGATCTCACAGAACTAACTGTGAAGTATTTGATCTGGGTAGTTGTTTAACACAAGACATTCCTCTAACAGTAAAAATTAACGAACTACATTTAGATGCAGAATTTGTGCAGACTCAAGACACAATTAATTCTTGGACTAAATTGAAAATTGACAAGAATCAACTGCACACCATTGGTAGAGGAGTGATGAAGACACTGTCTTGGGCTAAAGCATTCGAATCCTCTCAAGAGATGGCTACTAGAAACGTTGTCCTCACCTCATACTTCACCAGCGAGGTAGATGCCCAGAGGGGAACACACAAGCAACCAAACCGTTTCTCGTACATCAGTGACTGGTACAAGAGTGTAGTGAGACTAGACATGTCTGCAGTGATATTCCATGATGGTTTAGGCCCGGAGTTCCAGCACAAACTAACCCAGAACCATCCCGGGGTGAGCTTCGAGTATGTGCCCTCTCTAAAGGGACGTAGTACCAATGATGCTCGTTTCTACTCCTACCTCAAGTATCTGGAACACCATTCGGACATTCGCCATGTACTCCTAACTGATGTATCAGATGTTGAATTTCAAATGGACCCTTTCAAGCTCATGCATTTACTGGGAGAATGGTTATACATTGGAACAGATATCGACATCTTCCCGAGCATGGAAACCATGCCATGGATGCACGAACGTCTCACTAACTGCTTTAGTGATTATTCTGTGGAGCGAGGCctacacacactgacacagaTGAACACTGTATACAATGCTGGTGTTATTGGAGGCTCTAGGGACCTCATGCTGACGGTATTGACTAGAGTTGTCGCTTATCTTAACACCACCCCTCCTCACTTGAACTGTAACATGCCAGCTGTGAATATAGCCGTGCACAAGCATTTCTTTGAGTGTGTGTTCACGGGTTACCCCCTAACCAGCAGGTTTCTAAGGAGACAGGTGTCACCACAAGGAGTGTTTATACTGCACAAGTAA
- the LOC135342600 gene encoding ribonuclease 3-like isoform X2 — protein MATRDRSSRNRSRDGGPSDSHDRKRPHPPSSPERRKFHRHHSPTRKYSRRSGHSRGHEGDQSDRRRRTLTPPTLLSVDEVVPSFGSASYTGSHGNSDNWKMGDLVICSLNELYYTQKTVEGVSILGPTHQLDELHKTFRMSLLTPSHPHTTPTPTIEATSNDNPTITEAEVHQEKDCDGAGLPTEERIVDPNIPYNTVNETPSVPVCPISTGPWYTYSMSVSPDTNFKTGLTTITSDTGRLYKFRGFLLLTHTPLPSGLPVCRFQRYSGIHQLELSPLTTQIVFTMEDVLLFNEYLLMRLLELYDLVRELRPLLGEGGFLPLFISDSGVSQEVLSMAEVLKFLLDSYQPLSVKGQSLKGQLITDFNRRPHCFRADDTHHIKSGEGKFKVGHQCRQCSRTKGHKHQSVKKIKTQYYHLLSKKNRGRLTRTEHFNFVELRQQMESHEADTGGTRGQQEVLWLPSDGFNSTGLYTDIVQHVLLLSTLGHHLVFHRSLATLQKSLGYTFTDHTLLHRALTHPSTTTLTHQPAEDNIKTVLSNCGLLQPVYVGGAGPTVAKGLKGLMNSLEGGDKGVWLEHYEQLEFLGDAVLEYITSMRLYHMAPPYSVGQLNHERQLLIKNTRLWQLASRLGLTDYMLVNRKVEGCQEHAGANCLEALLGAVYLDSGDVEQVDQLFARLAFPEQEGFERWTKQSKHPLKEEHPDGDRHLVQQSEELQSIVGLEEKLRLEFTHVRLLARAFTHSSHPDNDIIRGNYQRLEFLGDAILQFLVSKHVYHHFPSHHEGHLTTLRIALVHNKHLASLCKDLGFDQYIITSKTEKLDLSVKLQADVVESFLAALTLDKGLSETEKFLEEYLFPKLLETVRGSQMVDANTRLHQATTYTCKQQGVSLELPIYKVLAPGGTASNPEFTVSVFFEKKKIGTGTAGSIREARRRAAEEGLRSSFVRIPPSLKVLMEDSHKTEQ, from the exons ATGGCCACTAGAGACAGATCATCTCGGAACAG ATCCAGAGACGGAGGGCCAAGTGATTCCCACGACCGCaagagaccacacccaccatcctCCCCTGAGAGACGCAAGTTCCATCGGCACCACTCCCCCACGAGAAAGTACTCTCGTAGGTCCGGTCACTCCCGTGGCCATGAGGGCGACCAATCAGATCGCAGACGCAGGACGTTAACTCCGCCCACTTTGCTGTCAGTGGATGAGGTTGTTCCAAGTTTTGGGTCGGCCTCATATACTGGTAGTCATGGCAACTCGGACAACTGGAAGATGGGAGATCTTGTTATATGTTCGCTGAATGAATTGTACTACACCCAAAAGACTGTGGAAGGAgttagt ATCCTTGGCCCCACCCACCAGCTAGACGAGCTCCACAAGACGTTCCGAATGTCCCTCCTCAcgccctcacaccctcacaccacccccacacccaccattGAAGCAACCTCTAATGATAACCCCACCATTACTGAAGCTGAG GTACACCAAGAGAAGGACTGTGATGGAGCCGGTCTTCCCACAGAGGAGAGAATAGTGGATCCCAATATACCATACAATACAGTTAATGAG ACCCCCTCAGTGCCTGTGTGTCCCATCTCCACTGGACCATGGTACACCTATTCCATGAGTGTATCACCTGACACTAACTTCAAG ACTGGACTGACCACCATCACATCTGATACTGGACGGCTGTATAAGTTCCGAGGATTCCTGCTgctcacccacacaccactGCCCTCA GGCCTACCAGTGTGTCGGTTCCAACGCTACTCTGGTATTCACCAGCTGGAGCTCTCCCCCCTCACAACACAAATC GTGTTCACAATGGAGGACGTGTTGTTGTTCAACGAGTACTTGTTAATGAGGCTACTGGAACTGTACGACCTGGTCAGAG AGCTGAGGCCATTGTTGGGTGAGGGAGGATTTCTGCCTCTCTTTATCAGTGACTCTGGAG TCTCTCAGGAGGTGCTCTCAATGGCGGAGGTGTTGAAGTTTCTCCTGGATTCGTATCAACCCCTTAGTGTTAAAGGTCAAAGTTTGAAAGGTCAACTGATTACTGACTTTAACAGGAGGCCACATTGTTTCCGTGCCGACGATACTCATCACATCAAATCAGGCGAGGGGAAATTCAAG GTTGGTCACCAGTGTCGTCAATGCTCCAGAACCAAGGGCCACAAACACCAGAG TGTTAAGAAGATCAAGACGCAGTACTACCATCTACTGAGCAAGAAGAACAGAGG GAGGTTGACTAGAACTGAGCACTTTAACTTTGTTGAGCTTCGACAACAAATGGAGAGCCATGAAGCAGATACTGGGGGAACGAGGGGACAGCAGGAGGTGCTCTGGTTGCCTAGCGATGGGTTCAACAGCACAGGACTGTACACGGACATCGTACAA cacgtGCTCCTCCTCTCCACACTGGGTCATCACCTCGTGTTTCATCGCTCCCTGGCCACTCTCCAGAAATCCCTCGGCTACACATTCACAGACCACACCCTCCTCCACCGTGCCCTTACACACCCGTCCACCACCACCCTAACTCATCAGCCAGCGGAGGATAATATTAAAACTGTCTTATCTAATTGTGGGCTACTTCAACCCGTGTACGTGGGCGGAGCAGGTCCCACTGTGGCCAAGGGGTTAAAAGGACTCATGAATTCGTTAGAAGGTGGAGAtaaaggggtgtggcttgagCATTACGAGCAGTTGGAGTTCCTAGGAGATGCAGTACTCGAGTATATCACAAG TATGAGATTGTACCACATGGCTCCACCCTACTCAGTCGGTCAGCTAAACCACGAGAGACAACTGTTGATTAAGAATACTCGGCTCTGGCAGTTGGCCTCGAGGCTAGGTCTAACAGACTATATGCTCGTCAACAGGAAGGTGGAGGGTTGCCAGGAGCATGCTGGGGCTAACTGCCTGGAGGCATTACTAGGAGCAGTCTACCTTGATAGTGGAGATGTGGAACAAGTGGACCAACTGTTTGCAAGACTAGCATTCCCTGAgcag GAGGGTTTTGAGCGATGGACAAAGCAGAGCAAGCATCCACTAAAGGAGGAACATCCCGACGGAGACAGACATCTTGTCCAGCAAAGTGAAGAGCTgcag AGTATTGTGGggttggaggagaagctgagGTTAGAGTTCACTCACGTCCGACTCCTGGCCCGAGCATTCACTCATTCCTCTCATCCAgacaatgacatcatcag GGGTAACTACCAGAGGCTGGAGTTCCTTGGTGATGCCATTCTTCAGTTCCTCGTATCCAAGCACGTCTACCATCACTTCCCTAGTCACCACGAAGGCCACCTCACT ACATTGCGAATTGCTCTGGTTCATAACAAGCATCTGGCAAGTCTGTGCAAAGATCTTGGCTTTGATCAATACATCATCACTAGCAAGACAGAG AAACTTGACCTGAGTGTGAAGCTACAGGCGGACGTGGTGGAGTCATTCCTGGCTGCCCTCACGTTAGACAAGGGACTGTCTGAAACTGAGAAATTCTTGGAGGAATATTTATTTCCGAAACTACtg GAGACTGTGCGTGGCTCTCAAATGGTGGATGCTAACACTAGACTGCACCAGGCGACCACCTACACATGCAAGCAACAGGGAGTATCGTTAGAGCTGCCTATATACAA AGTTTTGGCTCCTGGTGGAACTGCTTCAAATCCTGAATTCACTG TTTCCGTGTTTTTTGAGAAGAAGAAGATTGGTACCGGGACTGCGGGgag TATCAGAGAGGCTAGGAGAAGAGCTGCTGAGGAAGGTCTCAGAAGCA GTTTCGTGAGGATTCCTCCATCTCTCAAAGTACTCATGGAAGATTCCCACAAAACAGAACAATGA
- the LOC135342600 gene encoding ribonuclease 3-like isoform X3, translated as MATRDRSSRNRSRDGGPSDSHDRKRPHPPSSPERRKFHRHHSPTRKYSRRSGHSRGHEGDQSDRRRRTLTPPTLLSVDEVVPSFGSASYTGSHGNSDNWKMGDLVICSLNELYYTQKTVEGVSILGPTHQLDELHKTFRMSLLTPSHPHTTPTPTIEATSNDNPTITEAEVHQEKDCDGASLLTEESEVHQEKDCDGAGLPTEERIVDPNIPYNTVNETPSVPVCPISTGPWYTYSMSVSPDTNFKTGLTTITSDTGRLYKFRGFLLLTHTPLPSGLPVCRFQRYSGIHQLELSPLTTQIVFTMEDVLLFNEYLLMRLLELYDLVRELRPLLGEGGFLPLFISDSGVSQEVLSMAEVLKFLLDSYQPLSVKGQSLKGQLITDFNRRPHCFRADDTHHIKSGEGKFKVGHQCRQCSRTKGHKHQRRLTRTEHFNFVELRQQMESHEADTGGTRGQQEVLWLPSDGFNSTGLYTDIVQHVLLLSTLGHHLVFHRSLATLQKSLGYTFTDHTLLHRALTHPSTTTLTHQPAEDNIKTVLSNCGLLQPVYVGGAGPTVAKGLKGLMNSLEGGDKGVWLEHYEQLEFLGDAVLEYITSMRLYHMAPPYSVGQLNHERQLLIKNTRLWQLASRLGLTDYMLVNRKVEGCQEHAGANCLEALLGAVYLDSGDVEQVDQLFARLAFPEQEGFERWTKQSKHPLKEEHPDGDRHLVQQSEELQSIVGLEEKLRLEFTHVRLLARAFTHSSHPDNDIIRGNYQRLEFLGDAILQFLVSKHVYHHFPSHHEGHLTTLRIALVHNKHLASLCKDLGFDQYIITSKTEKLDLSVKLQADVVESFLAALTLDKGLSETEKFLEEYLFPKLLETVRGSQMVDANTRLHQATTYTCKQQGVSLELPIYKVLAPGGTASNPEFTVSVFFEKKKIGTGTAGSIREARRRAAEEGLRSSFVRIPPSLKVLMEDSHKTEQ; from the exons ATGGCCACTAGAGACAGATCATCTCGGAACAG ATCCAGAGACGGAGGGCCAAGTGATTCCCACGACCGCaagagaccacacccaccatcctCCCCTGAGAGACGCAAGTTCCATCGGCACCACTCCCCCACGAGAAAGTACTCTCGTAGGTCCGGTCACTCCCGTGGCCATGAGGGCGACCAATCAGATCGCAGACGCAGGACGTTAACTCCGCCCACTTTGCTGTCAGTGGATGAGGTTGTTCCAAGTTTTGGGTCGGCCTCATATACTGGTAGTCATGGCAACTCGGACAACTGGAAGATGGGAGATCTTGTTATATGTTCGCTGAATGAATTGTACTACACCCAAAAGACTGTGGAAGGAgttagt ATCCTTGGCCCCACCCACCAGCTAGACGAGCTCCACAAGACGTTCCGAATGTCCCTCCTCAcgccctcacaccctcacaccacccccacacccaccattGAAGCAACCTCTAATGATAACCCCACCATTACTGAAGCTGAGGTACACCAAGAGAAAGACTGTGATGGAGCCAGTCTTCTTACAGAGGAGAGTGAGGTACACCAAGAGAAGGACTGTGATGGAGCCGGTCTTCCCACAGAGGAGAGAATAGTGGATCCCAATATACCATACAATACAGTTAATGAG ACCCCCTCAGTGCCTGTGTGTCCCATCTCCACTGGACCATGGTACACCTATTCCATGAGTGTATCACCTGACACTAACTTCAAG ACTGGACTGACCACCATCACATCTGATACTGGACGGCTGTATAAGTTCCGAGGATTCCTGCTgctcacccacacaccactGCCCTCA GGCCTACCAGTGTGTCGGTTCCAACGCTACTCTGGTATTCACCAGCTGGAGCTCTCCCCCCTCACAACACAAATC GTGTTCACAATGGAGGACGTGTTGTTGTTCAACGAGTACTTGTTAATGAGGCTACTGGAACTGTACGACCTGGTCAGAG AGCTGAGGCCATTGTTGGGTGAGGGAGGATTTCTGCCTCTCTTTATCAGTGACTCTGGAG TCTCTCAGGAGGTGCTCTCAATGGCGGAGGTGTTGAAGTTTCTCCTGGATTCGTATCAACCCCTTAGTGTTAAAGGTCAAAGTTTGAAAGGTCAACTGATTACTGACTTTAACAGGAGGCCACATTGTTTCCGTGCCGACGATACTCATCACATCAAATCAGGCGAGGGGAAATTCAAG GTTGGTCACCAGTGTCGTCAATGCTCCAGAACCAAGGGCCACAAACACCAGAG GAGGTTGACTAGAACTGAGCACTTTAACTTTGTTGAGCTTCGACAACAAATGGAGAGCCATGAAGCAGATACTGGGGGAACGAGGGGACAGCAGGAGGTGCTCTGGTTGCCTAGCGATGGGTTCAACAGCACAGGACTGTACACGGACATCGTACAA cacgtGCTCCTCCTCTCCACACTGGGTCATCACCTCGTGTTTCATCGCTCCCTGGCCACTCTCCAGAAATCCCTCGGCTACACATTCACAGACCACACCCTCCTCCACCGTGCCCTTACACACCCGTCCACCACCACCCTAACTCATCAGCCAGCGGAGGATAATATTAAAACTGTCTTATCTAATTGTGGGCTACTTCAACCCGTGTACGTGGGCGGAGCAGGTCCCACTGTGGCCAAGGGGTTAAAAGGACTCATGAATTCGTTAGAAGGTGGAGAtaaaggggtgtggcttgagCATTACGAGCAGTTGGAGTTCCTAGGAGATGCAGTACTCGAGTATATCACAAG TATGAGATTGTACCACATGGCTCCACCCTACTCAGTCGGTCAGCTAAACCACGAGAGACAACTGTTGATTAAGAATACTCGGCTCTGGCAGTTGGCCTCGAGGCTAGGTCTAACAGACTATATGCTCGTCAACAGGAAGGTGGAGGGTTGCCAGGAGCATGCTGGGGCTAACTGCCTGGAGGCATTACTAGGAGCAGTCTACCTTGATAGTGGAGATGTGGAACAAGTGGACCAACTGTTTGCAAGACTAGCATTCCCTGAgcag GAGGGTTTTGAGCGATGGACAAAGCAGAGCAAGCATCCACTAAAGGAGGAACATCCCGACGGAGACAGACATCTTGTCCAGCAAAGTGAAGAGCTgcag AGTATTGTGGggttggaggagaagctgagGTTAGAGTTCACTCACGTCCGACTCCTGGCCCGAGCATTCACTCATTCCTCTCATCCAgacaatgacatcatcag GGGTAACTACCAGAGGCTGGAGTTCCTTGGTGATGCCATTCTTCAGTTCCTCGTATCCAAGCACGTCTACCATCACTTCCCTAGTCACCACGAAGGCCACCTCACT ACATTGCGAATTGCTCTGGTTCATAACAAGCATCTGGCAAGTCTGTGCAAAGATCTTGGCTTTGATCAATACATCATCACTAGCAAGACAGAG AAACTTGACCTGAGTGTGAAGCTACAGGCGGACGTGGTGGAGTCATTCCTGGCTGCCCTCACGTTAGACAAGGGACTGTCTGAAACTGAGAAATTCTTGGAGGAATATTTATTTCCGAAACTACtg GAGACTGTGCGTGGCTCTCAAATGGTGGATGCTAACACTAGACTGCACCAGGCGACCACCTACACATGCAAGCAACAGGGAGTATCGTTAGAGCTGCCTATATACAA AGTTTTGGCTCCTGGTGGAACTGCTTCAAATCCTGAATTCACTG TTTCCGTGTTTTTTGAGAAGAAGAAGATTGGTACCGGGACTGCGGGgag TATCAGAGAGGCTAGGAGAAGAGCTGCTGAGGAAGGTCTCAGAAGCA GTTTCGTGAGGATTCCTCCATCTCTCAAAGTACTCATGGAAGATTCCCACAAAACAGAACAATGA
- the LOC135342600 gene encoding ribonuclease 3-like isoform X1 — protein sequence MATRDRSSRNRSRDGGPSDSHDRKRPHPPSSPERRKFHRHHSPTRKYSRRSGHSRGHEGDQSDRRRRTLTPPTLLSVDEVVPSFGSASYTGSHGNSDNWKMGDLVICSLNELYYTQKTVEGVSILGPTHQLDELHKTFRMSLLTPSHPHTTPTPTIEATSNDNPTITEAEVHQEKDCDGASLLTEESEVHQEKDCDGAGLPTEERIVDPNIPYNTVNETPSVPVCPISTGPWYTYSMSVSPDTNFKTGLTTITSDTGRLYKFRGFLLLTHTPLPSGLPVCRFQRYSGIHQLELSPLTTQIVFTMEDVLLFNEYLLMRLLELYDLVRELRPLLGEGGFLPLFISDSGVSQEVLSMAEVLKFLLDSYQPLSVKGQSLKGQLITDFNRRPHCFRADDTHHIKSGEGKFKVGHQCRQCSRTKGHKHQSVKKIKTQYYHLLSKKNRGRLTRTEHFNFVELRQQMESHEADTGGTRGQQEVLWLPSDGFNSTGLYTDIVQHVLLLSTLGHHLVFHRSLATLQKSLGYTFTDHTLLHRALTHPSTTTLTHQPAEDNIKTVLSNCGLLQPVYVGGAGPTVAKGLKGLMNSLEGGDKGVWLEHYEQLEFLGDAVLEYITSMRLYHMAPPYSVGQLNHERQLLIKNTRLWQLASRLGLTDYMLVNRKVEGCQEHAGANCLEALLGAVYLDSGDVEQVDQLFARLAFPEQEGFERWTKQSKHPLKEEHPDGDRHLVQQSEELQSIVGLEEKLRLEFTHVRLLARAFTHSSHPDNDIIRGNYQRLEFLGDAILQFLVSKHVYHHFPSHHEGHLTTLRIALVHNKHLASLCKDLGFDQYIITSKTEKLDLSVKLQADVVESFLAALTLDKGLSETEKFLEEYLFPKLLETVRGSQMVDANTRLHQATTYTCKQQGVSLELPIYKVLAPGGTASNPEFTVSVFFEKKKIGTGTAGSIREARRRAAEEGLRSSFVRIPPSLKVLMEDSHKTEQ from the exons ATGGCCACTAGAGACAGATCATCTCGGAACAG ATCCAGAGACGGAGGGCCAAGTGATTCCCACGACCGCaagagaccacacccaccatcctCCCCTGAGAGACGCAAGTTCCATCGGCACCACTCCCCCACGAGAAAGTACTCTCGTAGGTCCGGTCACTCCCGTGGCCATGAGGGCGACCAATCAGATCGCAGACGCAGGACGTTAACTCCGCCCACTTTGCTGTCAGTGGATGAGGTTGTTCCAAGTTTTGGGTCGGCCTCATATACTGGTAGTCATGGCAACTCGGACAACTGGAAGATGGGAGATCTTGTTATATGTTCGCTGAATGAATTGTACTACACCCAAAAGACTGTGGAAGGAgttagt ATCCTTGGCCCCACCCACCAGCTAGACGAGCTCCACAAGACGTTCCGAATGTCCCTCCTCAcgccctcacaccctcacaccacccccacacccaccattGAAGCAACCTCTAATGATAACCCCACCATTACTGAAGCTGAGGTACACCAAGAGAAAGACTGTGATGGAGCCAGTCTTCTTACAGAGGAGAGTGAGGTACACCAAGAGAAGGACTGTGATGGAGCCGGTCTTCCCACAGAGGAGAGAATAGTGGATCCCAATATACCATACAATACAGTTAATGAG ACCCCCTCAGTGCCTGTGTGTCCCATCTCCACTGGACCATGGTACACCTATTCCATGAGTGTATCACCTGACACTAACTTCAAG ACTGGACTGACCACCATCACATCTGATACTGGACGGCTGTATAAGTTCCGAGGATTCCTGCTgctcacccacacaccactGCCCTCA GGCCTACCAGTGTGTCGGTTCCAACGCTACTCTGGTATTCACCAGCTGGAGCTCTCCCCCCTCACAACACAAATC GTGTTCACAATGGAGGACGTGTTGTTGTTCAACGAGTACTTGTTAATGAGGCTACTGGAACTGTACGACCTGGTCAGAG AGCTGAGGCCATTGTTGGGTGAGGGAGGATTTCTGCCTCTCTTTATCAGTGACTCTGGAG TCTCTCAGGAGGTGCTCTCAATGGCGGAGGTGTTGAAGTTTCTCCTGGATTCGTATCAACCCCTTAGTGTTAAAGGTCAAAGTTTGAAAGGTCAACTGATTACTGACTTTAACAGGAGGCCACATTGTTTCCGTGCCGACGATACTCATCACATCAAATCAGGCGAGGGGAAATTCAAG GTTGGTCACCAGTGTCGTCAATGCTCCAGAACCAAGGGCCACAAACACCAGAG TGTTAAGAAGATCAAGACGCAGTACTACCATCTACTGAGCAAGAAGAACAGAGG GAGGTTGACTAGAACTGAGCACTTTAACTTTGTTGAGCTTCGACAACAAATGGAGAGCCATGAAGCAGATACTGGGGGAACGAGGGGACAGCAGGAGGTGCTCTGGTTGCCTAGCGATGGGTTCAACAGCACAGGACTGTACACGGACATCGTACAA cacgtGCTCCTCCTCTCCACACTGGGTCATCACCTCGTGTTTCATCGCTCCCTGGCCACTCTCCAGAAATCCCTCGGCTACACATTCACAGACCACACCCTCCTCCACCGTGCCCTTACACACCCGTCCACCACCACCCTAACTCATCAGCCAGCGGAGGATAATATTAAAACTGTCTTATCTAATTGTGGGCTACTTCAACCCGTGTACGTGGGCGGAGCAGGTCCCACTGTGGCCAAGGGGTTAAAAGGACTCATGAATTCGTTAGAAGGTGGAGAtaaaggggtgtggcttgagCATTACGAGCAGTTGGAGTTCCTAGGAGATGCAGTACTCGAGTATATCACAAG TATGAGATTGTACCACATGGCTCCACCCTACTCAGTCGGTCAGCTAAACCACGAGAGACAACTGTTGATTAAGAATACTCGGCTCTGGCAGTTGGCCTCGAGGCTAGGTCTAACAGACTATATGCTCGTCAACAGGAAGGTGGAGGGTTGCCAGGAGCATGCTGGGGCTAACTGCCTGGAGGCATTACTAGGAGCAGTCTACCTTGATAGTGGAGATGTGGAACAAGTGGACCAACTGTTTGCAAGACTAGCATTCCCTGAgcag GAGGGTTTTGAGCGATGGACAAAGCAGAGCAAGCATCCACTAAAGGAGGAACATCCCGACGGAGACAGACATCTTGTCCAGCAAAGTGAAGAGCTgcag AGTATTGTGGggttggaggagaagctgagGTTAGAGTTCACTCACGTCCGACTCCTGGCCCGAGCATTCACTCATTCCTCTCATCCAgacaatgacatcatcag GGGTAACTACCAGAGGCTGGAGTTCCTTGGTGATGCCATTCTTCAGTTCCTCGTATCCAAGCACGTCTACCATCACTTCCCTAGTCACCACGAAGGCCACCTCACT ACATTGCGAATTGCTCTGGTTCATAACAAGCATCTGGCAAGTCTGTGCAAAGATCTTGGCTTTGATCAATACATCATCACTAGCAAGACAGAG AAACTTGACCTGAGTGTGAAGCTACAGGCGGACGTGGTGGAGTCATTCCTGGCTGCCCTCACGTTAGACAAGGGACTGTCTGAAACTGAGAAATTCTTGGAGGAATATTTATTTCCGAAACTACtg GAGACTGTGCGTGGCTCTCAAATGGTGGATGCTAACACTAGACTGCACCAGGCGACCACCTACACATGCAAGCAACAGGGAGTATCGTTAGAGCTGCCTATATACAA AGTTTTGGCTCCTGGTGGAACTGCTTCAAATCCTGAATTCACTG TTTCCGTGTTTTTTGAGAAGAAGAAGATTGGTACCGGGACTGCGGGgag TATCAGAGAGGCTAGGAGAAGAGCTGCTGAGGAAGGTCTCAGAAGCA GTTTCGTGAGGATTCCTCCATCTCTCAAAGTACTCATGGAAGATTCCCACAAAACAGAACAATGA